The DNA window TTACCACCTCCATTGCCACAGGAACCACTGCGCCGTCCGTCTCCACCCCCATTGCCAAAGGAGCCGCTGTGCCGTCCGTCTCCACCTCCATTGCCGAAGGAGCTGCTGCGCCGTCCGTCCCCACCTCCATTGCCGAAggagccgccgcgccgtccatcCCCACCTCCATTGCCAAAGGAGCTGCCGCGCCGTCCGACCCCACCTCCATTGCCAAAGGAGCCACAGCTCTTTCCCTCGCCACTTCCATTTCCACTGGAGCAGCGGCCAGTTGTCGCAGTGGTGCCAAATGTGGATGGTATGCTCCTTTTGCATCTTGTTCGTGTGCTTGTCTTATTGCCCATACATAGACTTGATGAGATTTATGGCAAGTTCTTGCTCTTTAAGTCGATCTCACAGCCGCAGTAAGAAAGCAATGCATGCGTCTTGGCTTTTTCCCCAATTTGGTTGGCCATTTGGTCAATTAGCTCAATAGCGATAACTGACTTGTTCTTCCTTGTTTTGGTTTATCATGTTATAGACCCAGAGGTGGTTGCTGAGACAGCTGTGGCTGCCAAATTGGAGGATGAAGCTGATCAAGACGAAGACACATGCTTCCAGGAAGCTGATCAATACAAGGAAGCTGAACTTGAGGTCTCCAATCTGATGGACAAGGACACTCCAATGCTTCCTTGCTTCCTCCCATCACCCTCAGAGGCCATTGGTACCGATGGGAGCAGCACCACCTGTGGTGCCGGCGGCAGTGTTTCCAATTCTATCGCGCCATCTACAACAACCAATACTTTTGCCGGTCTGTTTGCGTCAGCCACAACAAGCACCACTTCCCAGAGCAGATCTCTGCGTGATCTCATCGGTGTTGATCCCACCTTCCTTTGCCTTGCTATCGGTGCACCCTCCTCTCTGTTCCCACAGACAAGCCCAAGCAATCCAGGCACTTTCGCTGCACCTCCGGCCCCTCACATGTCCGCGACTGCGCTCCTGCAGAAGGCAGCCGAAGTTGGAGCTTCGCAATCAAGCTCATCGTTCCTGAAGGAATTCGGGCTTGCCTCTTCCTCCACATCGTCACCTCCATCGAAGCAGCCACCTCACGGGAGGTTCACTGAAAACAGCGCGCTACCGTGGCACCACCGCAGTAATCAGCACATGGAGATGGAGCGCCATCGGAATCATCAGCATAGGGAGATGGAGTCCAGTTCTCAACCGTGGCACCACCGGAGTACTCAGCAAATGGAGATGGAGCACCACCGGAACAATCAACAAAGGGAGATGGAGTCGAGTTCGCAACGGTGGCACCACCACCGGAGTGATCAGCAAATGGGCATGGAGCGCCTCCGGAGTAATCAGCAAATGCAGATGGAGTCCAGCACGCATCGATGGCCGCACCACAGGAGCAATCAGCAAATGGAGGTGAGTAATCAGCAAATGCAGATGGAGTCCAGCACCCAACGGTGGGCGCACCACAGGAGCAGTCAGGAAATGGAGGTGATGGAGCGGCACCACCGGAGTGGTCGGCAAATGGAGAGGGAGTCCAGGGCAATGCTATCTGGGGGTCTAGGCCTTGGTCTCGCATACGAAAGTGGAAATTCAGGGTTGCCGGACCTGATGATGGGCCCATCGCCACTGTTCGGTCCCAAGCCTGCTACGCTGGACTTCCTTGGGCTTGGCATCGGAGGGACCATGGGCGGCTCCACGGCCAACGGTGGCCTCCCGGCATTGATGGTTGGAGGAGAGCTGGACATGGGGCCTTCGGCACAGGTGCCGGCGCCATGGGAGGACGCCAAGAGGAAGACCAACGGCCGCACGATCCTGTGAGGTTTTCGTTTTTTCTGTAACCTTGGGGGTTTCGTGCCTCGGCTCGCTCATTCTTTCAGTCTCAGTCGCAGCTGTGTTGGTAGAGCTAGAAACTCTGTACATAGCTCGATGCTTCTCCCAATCCTGCAATTCTGTCTGAAAAAAAAAACGAATCGAAGCTGTTATTATAGCCAAAATTCGATCCCGGCAAGATGGAACCTGACATTTGATGCGATGCCCCGTTGCTTTTAAGATGTGACGAGGTAACAGGGTAAGTAGTCGCCTTTATTACCGAGATCTTCGGTGCTAATCGAGTACTGTTTTTGGAAAGGTCCGAGATTAGGACAGCGACGCTGACATGTGAAAGGTGTTTTTGCtgtttgctgctgctgctgctgctaagtCGGCAGGGTTTCCCTAATTACCTAACCTGCCGACCAGCAAGCTTATTCAGCAGCCTTGGTACTTTGAAGAATTCATCCTGTACTTGGtgtcaacaaaaaaaaaacatgctTGATTACTTGCCTCGTGTACCTGTAACCTGTTGTGCTGCCTGCCGCAGTCACAAGCTGGTGGGCAGCCTCTCACTGTGTGCCCCTGTAATCTCTTTCACTGCTGTTGTTATCAGCTGGGGCTTTGTCACGCAACAGTAACGAGCTGTGGAGACCCTGCTGCTCAGCAGTAAGCCGAGGCCAACGCCCAGCAGTGGTATTCTTTTCATCAGACGTCTGTATCTGTCCGTCAGCGACAGATAAACTGCTAACCGTCTGTTCATCGGAAAATTCAGGTCCTTTTCCTCGTTCCCTTCAGCATGTCACCGGAGAACTTGAAGCAGGTAATTTTCAAAAAAAGAATCTGAAGCAGGTGGCGGCGATACCGTATCCGTATTCCATGAGTTTTTCACGCCACAGTTTCTGGTCGCCGTGGAGCCGGGAACCAGCAGCGCAGGGGTTTGCCCTTTGCAGCTTGAGCGTGTCAGGGTTCCTTTCGGGAACGGGAAAGGAGGGGATGGACGTGTCGAGGCCCTGGCCCGGTCGTACCGGGCTACAGTGCCCTGTTGGTCCGACGTGACCATCGCGGCCTAATCAGTGTGGCAAACACTGAACCACTCAGGGTTAGAGGATCAGAGCAGAGATCGCCGAAGGCATCGTTACTGACGAAGCCACTAATGTTAGCTGGA is part of the Panicum hallii strain FIL2 chromosome 2, PHallii_v3.1, whole genome shotgun sequence genome and encodes:
- the LOC112881762 gene encoding protein indeterminate-domain 1-like encodes the protein MTPHPTEPEAGPEQAAPAPEAALPLAAAAPAPVKKKRNLPGTPDPDAEVIALSPGTLLATNRFVCEVCGKGFQRDQNLQLHRRGHNLPWRLRQRGPGAAPPRRRVYVCPEPGCVHHSPARALGDLTGIKKHFCRKHGEKRWACPRCGKRYAVQADLKAHAKTCGTREYRCDCGTLFTRRDSFVTHRAFCGALVEETGRVLAPPSPRPPDLEAEEDVDKDKEKGREEEENEDSAVAAEQPQRVEAPMPEAPQRIPLPPPLPQEPLRRPSPPPLPKEPLCRPSPPPLPKELLRRPSPPPLPKEPPRRPSPPPLPKELPRRPTPPPLPKEPQLFPSPLPFPLEQRPVVAVVPNVDDPEVVAETAVAAKLEDEADQDEDTCFQEADQYKEAELEVSNLMDKDTPMLPCFLPSPSEAIGTDGSSTTCGAGGSVSNSIAPSTTTNTFAGLFASATTSTTSQSRSLRDLIGVDPTFLCLAIGAPSSLFPQTSPSNPGTFAAPPAPHMSATALLQKAAEVGASQSSSSFLKEFGLASSSTSSPPSKQPPHGRFTENSALPWHHRSNQHMEMERHRNHQHREMESSSQPWHHRSTQQMEMEHHRNNQQREMESSSQRWHHHRSDQQMGMERLRSNQQMQMESSTHRWPHHRSNQQMEVSNQQMQMESSTQRWAHHRSSQEMEVMERHHRSGRQMERESRAMLSGGLGLGLAYESGNSGLPDLMMGPSPLFGPKPATLDFLGLGIGGTMGGSTANGGLPALMVGGELDMGPSAQVPAPWEDAKRKTNGRTIL